In Saccharomyces cerevisiae S288C chromosome VIII, complete sequence, a genomic segment contains:
- the GND1 gene encoding phosphogluconate dehydrogenase (decarboxylating) GND1 (6-phosphogluconate dehydrogenase (decarboxylating); catalyzes an NADPH regenerating reaction in the pentose phosphate pathway; required for growth on D-glucono-delta-lactone and adaptation to oxidative stress; GND1 has a paralog, GND2, that arose from the whole genome duplication), whose protein sequence is MSADFGLIGLAVMGQNLILNAADHGFTVCAYNRTQSKVDHFLANEAKGKSIIGATSIEDFISKLKRPRKVMLLVKAGAPVDALINQIVPLLEKGDIIIDGGNSHFPDSNRRYEELKKKGILFVGSGVSGGEEGARYGPSLMPGGSEEAWPHIKNIFQSISAKSDGEPCCEWVGPAGAGHYVKMVHNGIEYGDMQLICEAYDIMKRLGGFTDKEISDVFAKWNNGVLDSFLVEITRDILKFDDVDGKPLVEKIMDTAGQKGTGKWTAINALDLGMPVTLIGEAVFARCLSALKNERIRASKVLPGPEVPKDAVKDREQFVDDLEQALYASKIISYAQGFMLIREAAATYGWKLNNPAIALMWRGGCIIRSVFLGQITKAYREEPDLENLLFNKFFADAVTKAQSGWRKSIALATTYGIPTPAFSTALSFYDGYRSERLPANLLQAQRDYFGAHTFRVLPECASDNLPVDKDIHINWTGHGGNVSSSTYQA, encoded by the coding sequence ATGTCTGCTGATTTCGGTTTGATTGGTTTGGCCGTCATGGGTCAAAATTTGATCTTGAACGCTGCTGACCACGGTTTCACTGTTTGTGCTTACAACAGAACTCAATCCAAGGTCGACCATTTCTTGGCCAATGAAGCTAAGGGCAAATCTATCATCGGTGCTACTTCCATTGAAGATTTCATCTCCAAATTGAAGAGACCTAGAAAGGTCATGCTTTTGGTTAAAGCTGGTGCTCCAGTTGACGCTTTGATCAACCAAATCGTCCcacttttggaaaagggTGATATTATCATCGATGGTGGTAACTCTCACTTCCCAGATTCTAATAGACGTTAcgaagaattgaagaagaagggtATTCTTTTCGTTGGTTCTGGTGTCTCCGGTGGTGAGGAAGGTGCCCGTTACGGTCCATCTTTGATGCCAGGTGGTTCTGAAGAAGCTTGGCCACATATTAAGAACATCTTCCAATCCATCTCTGCTAAATCCGACGGTGAACCATGTTGCGAATGGGTTGGCCCAGCCGGTGCTGGTCACTACGTCAAGATGGTTCACAACGGTATTGAATACGGTGATATGCAATTGATTTGTGAAGCTTATGACATCATGAAGAGATTGGGTGGGTTTACCGATAAGGAAATCAGTGACGTTTTTGCCAAATGGAACAATGGTGTCTTGGATTCCTTCTTGGTCGAAATTACCAgagatattttgaaattcgACGACGTCGACGGTAAGCCATtagttgaaaaaatcatggaTACTGCTGGTCAAAAGGGTACTGGTAAGTGGACTGCCATCAACGCCTTGGATTTGGGTATGCCAGTTACTTTGATTGGTGAAGCTGTCTTTGCCCGTTGTCTATCTGCTTTGAAGAACGAGAGAATTAGAGCCTCCAAGGTCTTACCAGGCCCAGAAGTTCCAAAAGACGCCGTCAAGGACAGAGAACAATTTGTCGATGATTTGGAACAAGCTTTGTATGCTTCCAAGATTATTTCTTACGCTCAAGGTTTCATGTTGATCCGTGAAGCTGCTGCTACTTATGGCTGGAAACTAAACAACCCTGCCATCGCTTTGATGTGGAGAGGTGGTTGTATCATTAGATCTGTTTTCTTGGGTCAAATCACAAAGGCCTACAGAGAAGAACCAGATTTGGAAAACTTGTTGTTCAACAAGTTCTTCGCTGATGCCGTCACCAAGGCTCAATCTGGTTGGAGAAAGTCAATTGCGTTGGCTACCACCTACGGTATCCCAACACCAGCCTTTTCCACCGCTTTGTCTTTCTACGATGGGTACAGATCTGAAAGATTGCCAGCCAACTTACTACAAGCTCAACGTGACTACTTTGGTGCTCACACTTTCAGAGTGTTGCCAGAATGTGCTTCTGACAACTTGCCAGTAGACAAGGATATCCATATCAACTGGACTGGCCACGGTGGTAATGTTTCTTCCTCTACATACCAAGCTTAA
- the RGD3 gene encoding Rgd3p (GTPase activating protein (GAP) for Rho3p, involved in cell polarity green fluorescent protein (GFP)-fusion protein localizes to the cell periphery and cytoplasm; relocalizes from bud neck to cytoplasm upon DNA replication stress) — protein sequence MSVKEHNEEDIIGDELQNSRQLSIDCDSVKISLRNTYWTKDYTTGIKLFIKHMKRENDLLIKDIKFYNDFVNKFWKPTLNNLQKMEATNSMNSRLLEVMSKQFNIISTEQVERDCKIPLQELRDLNESFLREAENDLSSRYSAYIKDLVAAKEALIGCEKRVQSIYKLKKANTPVENSSSVFDNGKDSAPLTRLNFVCEFPYTLDERLKFEDCDQFMSFLQTLKGKVILEKSVFSVPGLSNQSFQGRSLIKELKKLEPRLNLSLFNIDRIGNEFIQLGIIQEYSLSFYSSKVSQFDQEKYYYWNSEVLATQESNGNAGNRKKKSYGELTHSDNEHEEKSNVSSIKTSISDWIRKVSQHDNDDCDAAGSTDMNKNEWKSLKQQLESSQDIFFSKCCQLEYSKVQLEKTIYDYCKNYSKMEDGIKRALESSNMMFQQKCEKFTDSPVCSLQEAQLPQETANADVRGFFLRDNGIPFRRWNILEASDPVDACKEISIKSEKFFCGSEINNELAALDTLGAIKIILRQIEKEPNANKVIQSWHRDIDFVRVSNLKRDLLGEFKGSKTTENTNSIITAHFFENSHSYVTNDLVGLIKLWLLELPDSLIPSNHYDDLIKAEKSLTSLCEQFPTSSLRFLQELANHFQLINSKYSLPPQTIQDLFRDNSDIDIPLAHHFVRRTGLQNPIDIKILSPTLSTFFINERTVETLQTLIANRITTATTATLTEPPTIIIKDTTAPIHSTPKPPPNDKDGHFIPRPFKTSSTPTTPERPKRKSGLFLPINVNDVPST from the coding sequence ATGTCTGTTAAAGAGCATaacgaagaagatattattGGTGATGAATTACAGAATTCGAGGCAACTCTCCATTGATTGCGACTCAGTTAAAATTTCACTAAGGAACACATATTGGACCAAAGACTATACAACAGGTATCAAATTATTCATAAAACATATGAAGAGAGAAAATGATTTGCTGATTAAAGACATCAAATTTTACAATGATTTTGTCAACAAATTTTGGAAACCAACATTGAAcaatttacaaaaaatgGAAGCAACCAATTCAATGAATAGCAGGCTGCTGGAAGTGATGAGCAAACAGTTTAATATAATATCAACAGAGCAAGTTGAAAGAGATTGTAAAATTCCATTGCAAGAACTAAGAGATCTTAATGAGAGCTTCCTTCGTGAGGCAGAAAACGATTTGTCATCTCGTTATTCAGCTTACATTAAGGATTTAGTCGCAGCTAAAGAGGCACTAATTGGATGTGAGAAAAGAGTTCAGTCTATatataaattgaaaaaagccAATACGCCAGTGGAAAATTCTTCCTCTGTTTTTGATAATGGAAAGGATAGTGCACCGTTAACCAGGTTGAACTTCGTATGCGAGTTTCCTTACACTTTAGACGAGAGGTTAAAATTTGAGGATTGCGACCAATTTATGTCATTTTTGCAAACCTTGAAGGGAAAAGTCATCCTGGAGAAAAGTGTCTTTTCCGTTCCAGGATTGTCAAATCAAAGTTTCCAAGGCAGGTCATTGatcaaagaattgaaaaaacttGAACCCAGACTAAACCTGTCCTTATTTAATATCGATAGGATAGGTAACGAATTCATCCAACTGGGTATAATACAAGAATATTCCCTGAGTTTTTACTCTAGCAAAGTTTCTCAGTTTGACCAGGAAAAATACTATTACTGGAACAGTGAAGTCCTTGCTACGCAAGAGAGTAATGGTAATGCTggaaacagaaaaaaaaaatcgtaTGGTGAGTTAACACACTCCGACAATGAACACGAAGAAAAGTCCAACGTTTCATCTATCAAAACATCTATATCCGATTGGATCCGCAAAGTTAGTCAAcatgataatgatgattGCGATGCAGCGGGAAGTACAGATATGAATAAAAATGAGTGGAAGAGTTTAAAACAGCAACTTGAATCATCacaagatatttttttctccaagTGTTGCCAGTTGGAATATTCTAAAGTGCAGTTGGAAAAAACCATTTATGATTATTGTAAAAATTACTCTAAAATGGAGGACGGAATCAAACGAGCTCTAGAATCATCAAACATGAtgtttcaacaaaaatgtgaaaaatttactGACTCACCTGTGTGTTCTCTACAAGAAGCACAACTGCCACAGGAAACTGCCAATGCGGATGTAAGAGGGTTTTTCCTCAGGGATAATGGCATACCCTTTCGCAGGTGGAATATCCTAGAAGCGAGTGATCCAGTCGACGCTTGCAAAGAAATCTCCATAAAAAGCGAAAAGTTTTTCTGTGGTAgtgaaataaataatgaacTGGCTGCTCTTGATACGTTAGGGGCAATAAAGATTATACTGCGGCAGATTGAAAAGGAACCAAATGCTAATAAAGTCATACAAAGTTGGCACAGGGATATTGATTTTGTAAGGGTTtctaatttgaaaagagacTTATTGGGGGAATTCAAAGGATCGAAAACTACCGAAAATACAAACTCTATAATCACtgctcatttttttgaaaactcGCACAGCTATGTCACTAATGATCTCGTCGGACTGATAAAATTATGGCTGTTAGAGCTACCCGACAGCCTAATACCTTCAAACCACTACGATGACTTAATTAAGGCCGAAAAATCGCTAACATCCCTATGTGAACAGTTTCCGACGAGCTCCTTAAGGTTTCTACAAGAACTAGCAAaccattttcaattgatCAATAGCAAATACTCACTTCCGCCGCAAACAATACAAGATTTGTTTAGAGACAACAGTGACATAGACATACCATTGGCCCATCACTTCGTAAGAAGAACAGGCTTACAGAACCCTATCGACATCAAAATCTTGTCACCAACATTATCTACATTTTTCATCAACGAAAGAACTGTAGAAACTTTGCAAACGTTGATCGCAAACAGGATCACGACGGCAACTACTGCGACACTCACTGAACCGCCGACGATAATTATAAAGGATACAACGGCACCTATACACTCTACCCCTAAGCCACCGCCAAACGACAAGGATGGCCATTTCATACCTCGGCCATTCAAGACTAGTTCTACTCCGACAACCCCAGAGAGACCTAAACGTAAGAGTGGTTTATTCCTTCCCATCAACGTCAACGATGTCCCTTCTACATAA
- the SVP26 gene encoding Svp26p (ER exit adaptor for Golgi mannosyltransferases; facilitates the exit of Kre2p, Ktr1p and Mnn4p from the ER; involved in COPII-coated vesicle cargo loading and transport; may also promote the retention of proteins in the early Golgi compartment; integral membrane protein of early Golgi and ER), translating into MLLELISYAGTVSGFLFLTLSIASGLYYISELVEEHTEPTRRFLTRAIYGIILILILLLLLDGFPFKLTLFSIACYIVYYQNLKSFPFISLTSPTFLLSCVCVVLNHYFWFKYFNDTEVPPQFKFDPNYIPRRRASFAEVASFFGICVWFIPFALFVSLSAGDYVLPTTSEQHMAKKNDDITTNNQPKFRKRAVGLARVVINSVRKYIYSLARVFGYEIEPDFDRLAV; encoded by the coding sequence gggtttctttttttaacaCTTTCAATTGCATCGGGTTTATACTACATTAGTGAACTTGTTGAAGAACACACAGAACCCACAAGACGGTTTCTCACAAGGGCTATTTATGgtataatattaatattaattCTGCTACTGTTACTAGACGGTTTCCCGTTCAAACTTACACTTTTTTCCATTGCATGTTACATAGTATATTACCAAAACTTAAAAAGTTTCCCATTTATTTCGTTAACCAGCCCAACTTTCCTATTAAGCTGCGTATGTGTGGTCTTGAATCACTACTTCTGgttcaaatattttaatgaTACGGAAGTTCCCCCACAGTTCAAATTTGATCCAAATTATATACCACGCAGACGTGCTAGTTTCGCTGAAGTAGCCtcattttttggtataTGCGTTTGGTTCATACCATTTGCCTTATTTGTTTCTCTGTCAGCTGGTGATTATGTGCTACCAACGACTAGTGAGCAACATATGGCtaagaaaaatgatgacATCACAACGAACAACCAGCCAAAATTTCGTAAAAGGGCTGTTGGGTTAGCTCGTGTAGTCATCAACTCGGTAAGGAAGTACATCTACTCTCTAGCCCGTGTATTCGGTTATGAGATAGAACCTGACTTTGATAGATTGGCTGTTTAG